TGGCGGGCCCGATCGAACTGCAGCAATATCCCGCGTCCATGCGCCAGCAGCCGCTTGCCGGCTTCGGTGGGCGTGACGCCCCGCCCGTTGCGATAGAGCAGCGTCTGGCGCAGTTCGATTTCCAGCCGCCGCACCTGCCGGCTGAGCGCCGGCTGCGCCACGTCCAGGATCGCCGCCGCCTTGGTGAAGCTGCCCAGCTCGGCGACGTGGACGAAGTATTCGAGTTGTCGCAGGTCCATGTAGTCCCCACTGGCGGAAGGCGGTTGCCGTCCGGCGGGTAGGCCGCCGTCCAGGATGGGGAGGCGCGAAGAAAGCGACCTTACCATGGGAGCCCGCCGGACCATGGCGCGCCCAGGCCATGGAGCCGCCGCCCCGCCCGCGACGCGGGCGAGCGAGCGAGCGGGCGGTTAACGGTAACCAGCAGGCGGTACGCGGTACGCGGTACGCGTCAGTCCAGCTGCAGATGCGCTTCGTCCACGACCTTCTTCCACTTGTCGATTTCCGCGCGGCGGAAGGTGTCCAGTTCCGCGGGGGTGGACGCGACGATTTCCGCGCCCATATCGGTCAGTTGCTTCGAGACCTGCGGGTCCTTGAGTACCTGGGCCAGGGCCTTGGAGACCTGCTCGACGATGGCGGGCGGCGTGCCGGCGGGGGCGAACACGCCGTTCCATTCGTAGGAAGCGTAGCCGGGCACGCCGGATTCCGCGATGGTGGGCAGGTCCGGCGCGGACGCCGACCGCTGCGTGCCGCCGGACGCGACCGCGCGCAGCTTGCCGCTGCGCACGTGCGCCCACGACGATCCCATGCTGGCGAACATCACCGGCACCTGGCCAGACATGACGTCGACCATGGCGGGACCGCCGCCCTTGTAGGCGACGTGCTGCATATGGGTGTGAGCCAGGAAGTTGAACAGTTCGCCCGCCAAATGTTGCGCCGATCCAGGCCCCGACGATGCGTAGTACACGAACGGGCCATCCTTGGGCTGCGCCAGCTTGATCAGCTCGCCCACCGTCTTGACGGGATACGACGGCGTCACCACCAGGATGTTCGGCACGCGCAGCAAGAGCGAGACGGGCGCGAAATCGCGCAAGGT
This genomic interval from Bordetella genomosp. 8 contains the following:
- a CDS encoding tripartite tricarboxylate transporter substrate binding protein, with the translated sequence MTAGAAAAYPERPVTLVVTYPPGGTVDLVARLIGPRLSAELGQPVVIENKGGAGGMIGGAYVAKAAPDGYTLMMDASNHGQNPALHSKMTFDTLRDFAPVSLLLRVPNILVVTPSYPVKTVGELIKLAQPKDGPFVYYASSGPGSAQHLAGELFNFLAHTHMQHVAYKGGGPAMVDVMSGQVPVMFASMGSSWAHVRSGKLRAVASGGTQRSASAPDLPTIAESGVPGYASYEWNGVFAPAGTPPAIVEQVSKALAQVLKDPQVSKQLTDMGAEIVASTPAELDTFRRAEIDKWKKVVDEAHLQLD